The genomic DNA TCTTCCTCCAACTGCTGGGGAGCAGGGCGTCTGATGGACGAGCTGGCATGTGAGAGAGTCGCCTCGAGGATAGCGAATTCGGTATGTGTAATTTGTCGCGCGCTTCCAGGTCGTCTTGTATACGCCTGACGCTCCTCGAGCCCGTTCCCGGCCTGGTGAGATCGAAGAGAGCCGTGCGGCACACCTGTTTGAAGTTCGAACGCGAACGATATTGGCTGATGGACTGCAGTCGGGAGTAGCAGAAATGGGTTGGCAAGCTGTGGCGAGTTGCGAAAGTATTGATCGCGTGACTGAAAAGGCGCGTTGGGTTCGTGATCTAGTTCGTGTCTCGAATACTCATGATCCCCGTGCGAGTATGTTGCGTCTGCGATCGTGTATTGGCTGGCGGATATCCGAGGGTTGGCGACTGGCGGGCTCGACGGGATATCGGTTGGAATACTACGCGATCTCTGATGAATGGCGCTCGCGCCAACAGGCTTTCGAGCCAAGTAGTTACCGGCCATGGCTTCTGCTGTCGGATACACACGCGCCACGTTTCTTTCGGATTCGGAATTATTCAAGTGCTGCGCGGTGCCCGTAGTGTGCGAGGCACGGTGTCGAGGCGGCGTGGGAGCGCGGTCGTAGCGCGTGGGCGATGACAGTGGATCTTTCTGCTCCGACACATGTGAGCGCAAGCTTTGACCGGCGACTCGACTGTGTTGGTGGTTGGCAGATGAAGTATGACGCTTCTCGCGAGCCATGACCTTGATCGTTGAGTTCGGAAGTATTGTTTGTTTGAGTTGGATGTGGCGAGTCGGGCGTGAATCGCGGTTGTTTATTTCCAAGTTTGCTCGAGCGCGTCCTCGCAGCGATAGCCAAACTTCACTTCCGAGCATTTGACGCGCGCTAGCGCTGACGCAGCTGTCGCTAGCATTTTGCAGCCACAAGATATCAAGTCCGCAATCTCAGTAGCCCAACGGCCATATCACTGCATGTCTTTCGCAACTGGGCTCACGCGCCTTGTTGTCAAATGTGGCGTAGTTGAAGGCCCCAGGTGTTGTCTCCTTGAAGCAGCAAATCAGGATGCAGTGGCTCCATCACCGCAAAAGCTCATTGCTGAGACAATGGTCCGCTTTCTAGCGCCCAGTCTCGGCCGTGTGCATGAGAGCAGCCCGTGCACTGGGAGAACAGCCACTTTTCGACTTCACGGAGGGTTTTCCGAGATCTACAATGGGTTCGCCAGAGTTTCATGCGCATCTCTCAAGTCTTGCTGGCATTTTCATGATCCGTTACCGTTTCCTCAACCCTCTGCTGTTCTTTCATCGCCGCAATTTTGTCATCAAGGATTGAGATCTCCACTTCTACTTTGAGCATCTTTTCTTCGAGCATTTTTGCGTACTCCTCATTGGACAGCACTTTGAATGGAGTCCAGCTTTTCTCACTCATTCTTTGCCAAAAGCCAGATTTCTGCGTCTCACCTCGCTGTGGAGCCTTGGACCAGGAATTGTACATGTACTGACCAGTGGCCCCAAAGATGGACCACATGATGGCACCAGGAATGATGTTCCTTCTGCCTCGAAAGAGAGCTCCCATGGAACCGCCTGACAAGCCACTAGCgagtgctgttgctgctgtgagcTCTCCCGGGGTCGGTTTACGCTCGTCCGTGGTCCATGCTCGGATGATCGTCAAGCGTGTATGGGTCAAGACAGTTCCTAGGCCAAAGGTCTGTAGAGAAGTTGCTCCTGCTGATAGGAATGGTGGCAGATTACGAACAATACCGACCGCGCCGCCAAACAGAAATCCAGCTCCGCCTGATGAAGATTAGCTTTAGCGTATGCTCAGAAATAACATCCCGCAGACACAATGATTCGTCTTTAATGAAGACGCTGTAAGCTAAACTACTACTGCATGGAGTGACTACAAGCACAATCACACAGATCTGCCGTGTCTCTTGCAAAAAGACAAATGTTTGTAGAGGTTGCACGTGATGCTAGATGGATGCGGATAGGAGATGCATGTGTGAGACAAACGTACCCGATGCAACGCCCACTTTGAGCGCTGTGGCCAGGTCCTCAGCAAATGAATCCTTCGCAGGCGATGAACGCCCGCGCTGCTGTTCGCCCATTTGGATGGGACTGGTGAATGATGTGTGATGGGATATCCCGTGAAGGGCATCGGCAGCGCAAACGAAGAGAAGTCGGATTTAACGATGCTCGGAGAGATCCCTGCCGCGCTAGTCCCGATTGGTGAGGCACGCTCGATAATTCGCACTTCGACACCACGCTGCACAACTTTCCGCTCAACCACCAGCGCCCTCTCAGCGCTGCCGCACCACCACCTTCCACCGCACTCCGAGTGACCTGTCCGTCGCTCGACCACCCCGGCGCTACTCCAGCAGAGCGCCGCCCGCACCACCGCAATCATGGGTACGCACGCACTCGCCCGCATCAACGACGAGGCCGAGAAGGGTCCCGCTCAACACACACGACATGGCCGCTAACATATGGAACCATAGCTCCCAAAAAGAAGCAAGAGAAGATGGCCTTGGGCGACTTCTTGACCAACCAATGTATGCATCCCTTTCTTTCTTCATGCGCATGACGCGGCGAGCGCGATTTTTTGGCGGcgaggcggcggagcgggGCAAGGGAACATGAACATTCATACTGACACGCAGGTCAGCGCTCGGATCATGGGCCGACGAGATGGAGTCGGCGCCTCTGCCCTCCATGCCCGCATCCTCCGGCTACGGCACTCGCGATCGAGGCGATCGAGGCGACCGGGCCCCACCAGGAGAAGGACGCGCATTCACGACGTCGTCATGGGAGCGCTCAGCGAGCGGAattggcggaggcggaggatttGGCGGAGACCGCGGCGCTGGAGGCATGGGCCCGCGCGGGTCGATGGGTAGGTCTCATATATCTGCGAAGCCTGCGGTGTGGGAGTTACTGACGCGTGCGCAGACGACCGCCCACGCTACGACCGCGACCCAATACCATTCCCTACGAAGCCTCCGTACACAGCCCACCTCGGTAACCTGGACTATAATGTGACCTCTGTCGATCTCGAACAATTCCTGGCCGACTGCAATGTGACAGTAGTAAGACTCATGGAGGACAAGATTGACCGTAAGCCAAAAGGCTTCGGCTACGCAGAATTTGGCTCGCCAGAGGGCCTGCAGAAGGCACTCGATAGATCCGAGACCAACTTTATGGGCCGAAACATCAAAATCAGCGTGGCTGATCCACGTACGTTACCCAGTCCAATCTGCCTGGCTGAATTCCGACTAACATGATGTAGCGAGAAATGATCGCGCCGACTCGAACAGAGACTTCTCAGACTGGAGCCGTAAAGGCCCCCTTCCTGACCTTCCTTCGCAGGGACGCCAGCCATCGCGCGGCTTCGAGCGTCGAGGACCACCGGGTGGCTTTGATAACATGTCTGACGCTGGCAGCGAGCGGGGCCCAGGCCGTCGACCAGGTTTCTTTGAAGGCGATGGCAAGACACGCGACTTTTCGAACTGGGAGCGCAAAGGTCCTCTGTCCCCTGTCCCTGGCCAGGGTGCACCACTCCGTGATGGTGGTCGAGTACGTGAGGCAGGAGGCCCTCGTGGCGACAGGGGTGGCGCAAGCTGGGGCGAAGGTCAATCGGATGCCGGTTCAAGACCTCCCCGTAGAGAGTATGAGCGTCCTCAAGCACCCGAGCGTACGCCCACCGCTGCCGAATCGGACAATCAATGGCGATCAAAGATGAAGCCGGATGCACCAGCAACACCTGATGTCTCAACGCCAACTTCCCCAGCACAAGAAGCCCCCAAGGAGCGTCCACGGCTAAACCTTGCA from Cercospora beticola chromosome 3, complete sequence includes the following:
- a CDS encoding uncharacterized protein (antiSMASH:Cluster_8) — encoded protein: MAREKRHTSSANHQHSRVAGQSLRSHVSEQKDPLSSPTRYDRAPTPPRHRASHTTGTAQHLNNSESERNVARVYPTAEAMAGNYLARKPVGASAIHQRSRSIPTDIPSSPPVANPRISASQYTIADATYSHGDHEYSRHELDHEPNAPFQSRDQYFRNSPQLANPFLLLPTAVHQPISFAFELQTGVPHGSLRSHQAGNGLEERQAYTRRPGSARQITHTEFAILEATLSHASSSIRRPAPQQLEEDWQSLESSARAFRYGRQRISHHDGAEEFVDAREVVEDMRRSRDVSYYLDAVEEQVEDEEPVDQTKSDLPMSDSLPQLSTNAMEARTSPSAGYGNPETIESATFTHAADTTVQPMVEVQSPKMQRKFIDFYRG
- a CDS encoding uncharacterized protein (antiSMASH:Cluster_8), with protein sequence MGEQQRGRSSPAKDSFAEDLATALKVGVASGGAGFLFGGAVGIVRNLPPFLSAGATSLQTFGLGTVLTHTRLTIIRAWTTDERKPTPGELTAATALASGLSGGSMGALFRGRRNIIPGAIMWSIFGATGQYMYNSWSKAPQRGETQKSGFWQRMSEKSWTPFKVLSNEEYAKMLEEKMLKVEVEISILDDKIAAMKEQQRVEETVTDHENASKT